The Chthoniobacterales bacterium genome includes a window with the following:
- a CDS encoding toll/interleukin-1 receptor domain-containing protein, with protein MGDGATRPSRESLSEDERLTAKMQRRVFLSYAAADTGEAIALRDALEAYDIHCFFAPRDIGLGTKFAGAITDAIARSSALVYF; from the coding sequence ATGGGCGATGGAGCCACACGACCATCGCGCGAGTCTCTCTCCGAGGACGAACGCTTGACTGCGAAGATGCAGCGCCGGGTATTTTTGAGTTATGCCGCGGCAGATACGGGTGAAGCCATCGCACTTCGTGACGCTTTAGAAGCCTATGACATCCATTGTTTCTTCGCCCCGCGCGACATAGGATTGGGCACAAAGTTTGCTGGCGCGATTACCGACGCGATCGCACGATCGAGCGCTCTGGTGTATTTCTAA